The Streptomyces sp. Alt3 genome has a segment encoding these proteins:
- a CDS encoding alkaline phosphatase D family protein — protein sequence MSNRPLIPAPGRRTVLRGSLLASAAIAVPAAVTTAPAFALPGRPSAAWGVQVGDVTASSALVWVRSDRPARMVVETSATESFRRARTWHGPLVDARTDFTGTTPLYGLSAGEQVHYRVTLVDPHDPRRTGKPVHGTFRTAPATRRDGVRFLWSGDIAGQGWGINPDIGGYRVYDEMRRLDPDFFLCSGDNIYADGVLEPSVTLPDGRVWHNITTPEKSKVAETLDEYRGNFRYNLLDDNLRAFNAQVPSIVQWDDHEVRNNWYPGQILDDARYTEKDVDVLAARSMRAFREYFPVPTLQGAPQERRMHRVVRHGPLLDVFVLDMRSFRNANSPGRQPDDTTGILGAEQLSWLKRELSRSRATWKVIAADMPLGLVVPDGATDFEAVAQGDPGAPLGRELQIAELLRHIKHRRITGTVWLTADVHYTSAQHYAPERAAFKDFAPFWEFVSGPLAAGGFPANALDGTFGPDQVFVRAPDRANVSPMEQPQFFGEVDIDGGSGELTVRLRAQGGTVLFTKVLQPGRTGQ from the coding sequence ATGTCCAACCGTCCGCTGATACCCGCCCCGGGGCGCCGCACCGTGCTTCGCGGCTCGCTCCTCGCCTCGGCCGCGATCGCCGTGCCCGCGGCGGTCACCACCGCACCGGCCTTCGCGCTCCCGGGCCGGCCGAGCGCCGCGTGGGGCGTACAGGTCGGGGACGTGACGGCGTCGTCCGCCCTGGTGTGGGTACGTTCGGACCGCCCCGCGCGGATGGTGGTGGAGACGTCCGCGACGGAGTCCTTCCGGCGCGCCCGGACGTGGCACGGCCCCCTGGTCGACGCCCGTACGGACTTCACCGGCACGACCCCGCTGTACGGGCTGTCGGCCGGCGAGCAGGTGCACTACCGGGTCACCCTCGTGGATCCGCACGATCCCCGGCGCACCGGCAAGCCCGTGCACGGAACCTTCCGCACCGCTCCGGCAACCCGCCGTGACGGGGTGCGATTCCTCTGGTCCGGCGACATCGCGGGGCAGGGGTGGGGCATCAACCCGGACATCGGTGGCTACCGGGTGTACGACGAGATGCGGCGTCTGGACCCGGACTTCTTCCTGTGCAGCGGCGACAACATCTACGCGGACGGTGTGCTGGAGCCCAGCGTGACGCTGCCCGACGGACGGGTCTGGCACAACATCACGACCCCGGAGAAGTCCAAGGTCGCCGAGACCCTGGACGAATACCGCGGCAACTTCCGGTACAACCTGCTCGACGACAATCTGCGGGCTTTCAACGCGCAGGTCCCGTCCATCGTCCAGTGGGACGACCACGAGGTCCGCAACAACTGGTATCCGGGGCAGATCCTCGACGACGCCCGCTACACCGAGAAGGACGTGGACGTGCTCGCGGCGCGTTCGATGCGGGCATTCCGTGAGTACTTCCCGGTCCCCACGCTGCAGGGCGCCCCGCAGGAGAGGCGCATGCACCGTGTGGTGCGGCACGGTCCACTGCTCGACGTGTTCGTGCTGGACATGAGGTCCTTCAGGAACGCGAACTCGCCGGGCCGTCAGCCCGACGACACGACGGGCATTCTCGGCGCGGAGCAGCTGAGCTGGCTGAAGCGGGAACTCTCCAGGTCGCGTGCCACGTGGAAGGTGATCGCCGCCGACATGCCCCTGGGGCTGGTGGTCCCGGACGGGGCCACGGACTTCGAGGCGGTCGCGCAGGGCGATCCCGGCGCGCCGCTGGGCCGGGAGCTTCAGATCGCCGAGTTGCTGCGCCACATCAAGCACCGGCGAATCACCGGAACTGTATGGCTGACGGCCGATGTGCATTACACCTCCGCTCAGCACTACGCCCCCGAACGCGCGGCCTTCAAGGACTTCGCGCCGTTCTGGGAGTTCGTCTCGGGCCCGCTGGCGGCAGGCGGCTTCCCCGCGAACGCGCTGGACGGCACGTTCGGCCCGGACCAGGTCTTCGTCCGGGCTCCGGACCGGGCGAACGTCTCCCCCATGGAGCAGCCGCAGTTCTTCGGCGAGGTGGACATCGACGGCGGGAGCGGGGAACTGACGGTACGGCTACGGGCCCAGGGCGGCACGGTCCTGTTCACCAAGGTGCTGCAGCCCGGTCGTACCGGTCAGTGA
- a CDS encoding alpha/beta fold hydrolase, with protein MASTVSFAVDSPGGRRTVEVSYERTGVGAPLVLLHGIGHHRQAWDPVLRILAAERDVIAVDLPGFGASPALPYGLAHDLRTMVPVLGSFFETLGVTRPHVAGNSLGGLLALELGRERLVRSVTALSPAGFWTPSERRYAFGVLRAMRGAALAMPMPLIERLSQSSPGRTALTSTIYARPGRRSPAAVVSETVALRKATAFRQTLEAGLQATFADDVPDVPVSIAWGSKDRLLLRRQGIRAKHVIPGARLVRLPGCGHVPMNDDPAAVARVILDTSR; from the coding sequence ATGGCCAGCACGGTCTCGTTCGCAGTCGACTCCCCCGGCGGTCGCCGTACGGTCGAGGTGTCCTACGAGCGGACGGGGGTGGGCGCACCGCTCGTCCTGCTGCACGGCATCGGCCACCACCGTCAGGCGTGGGATCCGGTCCTGCGGATCCTCGCGGCCGAACGGGACGTCATAGCGGTGGATCTGCCCGGCTTCGGCGCCTCACCGGCGCTGCCCTACGGGCTGGCTCATGACCTGCGGACCATGGTCCCGGTGCTCGGTTCGTTCTTCGAGACGCTCGGTGTGACCAGGCCGCATGTGGCCGGGAACTCCCTGGGGGGCCTGCTGGCACTGGAGTTGGGCCGCGAGAGGCTGGTGCGTTCGGTGACTGCGCTGTCCCCCGCAGGTTTCTGGACGCCGAGCGAGCGCCGTTACGCGTTCGGCGTGCTACGGGCGATGCGTGGAGCGGCCCTCGCGATGCCGATGCCGCTGATCGAGCGGCTCTCGCAGAGTTCACCGGGCCGCACTGCGTTGACCAGCACCATCTACGCCCGTCCCGGTCGGCGTTCACCGGCTGCGGTCGTGTCGGAGACCGTCGCGCTGCGCAAGGCCACCGCCTTCCGTCAGACCCTCGAAGCCGGCCTGCAAGCCACGTTCGCCGACGATGTCCCGGACGTACCGGTCAGCATCGCCTGGGGCAGCAAGGACCGTCTGCTCCTGCGCCGGCAGGGGATCCGGGCCAAACACGTGATCCCGGGCGCCCGACTCGTCCGCCTCCCGGGTTGCGGCCACGTCCCCATGAACGACGATCCTGCCGCCGTGGCGCGCGTCATCCTCGACACGAGCCGCTGA
- a CDS encoding RNA polymerase sigma-70 factor produces MTADTVSDLFEEHRPFLAGVAYRMLGRIADAEDVVQEVWLRWSSAGREEVREPRAFLVRITTRLAIDRLRHLRSRREAYVGPWLPEPVVTEFGAAVPDSADRVVLADTVSLAVLVVLETLSPLERAVFVLREAFGFPYAEIGATLDRSEAAVRQLAGRAKRHVEERKPRYEVDPAVRRDLTERFLAAASGGDLEKLLALLAPDIRLVSDSGGKAKAPRRIIETSDKVGRFLLAVAHDWSTAADAHLLELNGGPALVFSVDGKVDTVLQVETEGGVIRRVYIIRNPDKLAGVHLGQGPGLRVE; encoded by the coding sequence GTGACTGCCGACACCGTGTCCGATCTCTTCGAAGAACACCGGCCCTTCCTCGCGGGGGTCGCCTACCGCATGCTCGGCCGGATCGCCGACGCCGAGGACGTGGTCCAGGAGGTCTGGCTGCGCTGGTCGTCGGCCGGGCGTGAGGAAGTGCGGGAGCCGAGGGCCTTCCTCGTGCGCATCACCACCCGGCTGGCCATCGACCGGCTGCGCCATCTGCGTTCCCGGCGCGAGGCGTACGTGGGGCCCTGGCTGCCCGAACCCGTGGTCACCGAATTCGGCGCCGCCGTACCCGACTCCGCGGATCGCGTGGTGCTCGCCGACACCGTGTCCCTCGCCGTGCTCGTCGTCCTCGAAACGCTCTCCCCGCTGGAGCGTGCGGTCTTCGTCCTGCGCGAGGCCTTCGGGTTCCCGTACGCGGAGATCGGCGCCACCCTCGACCGGTCCGAGGCCGCCGTGAGGCAGCTCGCCGGCCGTGCCAAGCGCCATGTGGAGGAGCGTAAGCCGCGGTACGAGGTGGATCCGGCCGTGCGGCGAGATCTCACCGAGCGATTTCTTGCCGCGGCGTCGGGCGGGGACCTGGAGAAGCTGCTCGCCCTGCTGGCTCCGGACATCCGCCTCGTCAGTGACAGCGGAGGCAAGGCGAAGGCTCCGCGGCGGATCATCGAGACCTCGGACAAGGTCGGCCGTTTCCTTCTCGCCGTCGCACACGACTGGTCCACCGCGGCGGACGCGCACCTACTTGAGCTCAACGGCGGCCCCGCCCTGGTGTTCAGCGTGGACGGCAAGGTGGACACGGTGTTGCAGGTCGAGACCGAGGGTGGAGTCATCCGGCGTGTCTACATCATCCGCAACCCGGACAAACTGGCAGGTGTGCACCTGGGGCAAGGGCCTGGCCTGCGGGTCGAGTGA
- a CDS encoding GntR family transcriptional regulator, producing the protein MGTTQLESVQEPKYWHLRTVLSEALDSDFAVGEVLPNERDLAARFGVARATLRQALEQLELEGRLQRRRGVGTTVAPPRVGVAVTTDRQGGAGGDADEAWQPLECTTATAPVAVALMLDIDAGEPVHVVRRIRVAQGQPLAAELLYVPTSSVPELSAIEAPSGPARARSVVRELRRLGLDGQDRSVELGSARADDAKELDRLPGAPVLVVTTRYLSAAGTAAVSVATYRADTCRLTFGDSGALEISHDEQERQAS; encoded by the coding sequence GTGGGGACCACGCAGCTGGAATCGGTGCAGGAGCCGAAGTACTGGCACCTCAGGACCGTGCTCAGTGAGGCACTCGACTCGGACTTCGCGGTGGGGGAAGTGCTGCCCAACGAACGGGACCTCGCGGCGCGCTTCGGCGTCGCCCGGGCGACGCTCCGTCAAGCGTTGGAGCAGCTGGAACTCGAAGGAAGGCTGCAACGACGCCGCGGCGTGGGAACGACCGTCGCCCCGCCTCGTGTCGGCGTCGCCGTCACCACCGATCGACAGGGTGGGGCGGGAGGCGACGCGGACGAGGCATGGCAGCCGCTCGAGTGCACCACGGCTACGGCTCCTGTCGCAGTAGCTCTCATGCTCGACATCGACGCAGGGGAGCCCGTGCACGTGGTGCGCCGCATCCGCGTCGCCCAAGGACAGCCTCTGGCTGCGGAACTCCTCTACGTTCCCACCTCGTCCGTGCCCGAACTCTCCGCCATCGAAGCGCCGTCAGGGCCTGCCCGGGCCCGCAGCGTCGTGAGGGAACTGCGCCGCCTCGGCCTCGACGGCCAGGACCGCTCGGTCGAACTCGGGTCGGCCCGTGCCGATGACGCGAAGGAGCTCGACCGGCTCCCCGGTGCCCCCGTTCTGGTGGTCACCACCCGGTATCTCTCCGCTGCCGGTACGGCAGCCGTGTCTGTCGCCACCTATCGGGCAGACACCTGCCGGCTGACCTTCGGGGATTCAGGAGCGCTGGAGATCAGCCACGACGAGCAGGAGCGCCAGGCGTCCTGA
- a CDS encoding ROK family protein: protein MGRLTGGDPSLLRRINSAVVLHALRGADSPTLTDLTRITGLSRPTVEGVVEGLFGAGLVVEALPDESGARRQGRPARRFRFRAEAGYLLGVEIGSHRVSALLSGLDGRIVGAGSRDVSESACADDRLEQVRAVIADVLRRTGVARSSLRAVGVGSPGIVEADGTVRLGTALPDWTGLALGERLRRSFRCPVLVENDANAAAVAEHWKGAATESDDIVFVLAGLSPGAGSLIGGRLHRGFGGAAGEIGALHLLGRDVTPEHLLSTTDTPLDPLDERAVAAVFAKARGGDAGAQAAVARFIQRLVHDVAALVLALDPELVVVGGWAAGLDGVLDPLRDELARYCLRPPRVTLSLLGEAAVATGALRLALDHVEEQLFAVDGTVTARR from the coding sequence GTGGGCAGGCTGACCGGTGGGGACCCGTCTCTGCTGCGGAGGATCAATTCCGCGGTGGTGCTGCACGCTCTGCGAGGGGCGGATTCGCCCACGCTGACGGATCTGACCCGGATCACAGGTCTGTCGCGTCCCACGGTGGAAGGCGTCGTCGAAGGGCTCTTCGGGGCCGGACTCGTGGTGGAGGCACTGCCCGACGAGAGCGGGGCCAGACGCCAGGGCCGTCCCGCCAGGCGTTTCAGGTTCCGTGCGGAGGCCGGATATCTGCTGGGCGTGGAGATCGGCTCGCACCGAGTCTCTGCCCTGCTGTCCGGCCTGGACGGCCGGATCGTCGGCGCGGGCTCGCGCGATGTCTCCGAGTCCGCGTGTGCCGACGACAGGCTCGAACAGGTCAGAGCGGTGATCGCCGATGTACTGCGGCGTACCGGGGTGGCTCGGAGCAGCTTGCGTGCTGTCGGAGTCGGCAGCCCCGGCATCGTCGAGGCGGACGGCACCGTGCGGCTGGGTACGGCGTTGCCGGACTGGACGGGGCTCGCACTCGGCGAGAGGCTCCGTCGCTCCTTCAGGTGCCCTGTCCTGGTGGAGAACGACGCCAACGCCGCCGCGGTGGCCGAACACTGGAAGGGTGCGGCAACCGAGTCCGACGACATCGTGTTCGTTCTGGCAGGCCTGAGCCCTGGGGCGGGTTCGCTGATCGGCGGACGGCTGCACCGCGGCTTCGGTGGCGCCGCGGGGGAGATCGGCGCTTTGCACCTCCTGGGCCGCGATGTCACGCCGGAACACCTGCTCTCGACGACGGACACACCTCTCGACCCACTGGACGAGCGGGCGGTCGCCGCGGTCTTCGCGAAGGCCAGGGGCGGAGATGCCGGGGCACAGGCCGCCGTCGCGCGGTTCATCCAACGGCTGGTGCACGACGTCGCAGCGTTGGTGCTGGCGCTCGATCCGGAACTCGTGGTCGTTGGCGGGTGGGCCGCCGGTCTGGACGGAGTCCTCGATCCGCTTCGCGACGAGCTCGCCCGCTACTGCCTGCGGCCTCCCCGCGTGACCTTGTCGCTCCTCGGCGAGGCAGCCGTCGCCACCGGCGCGCTGCGCCTTGCACTGGACCACGTCGAGGAGCAGCTCTTCGCCGTGGACGGAACGGTGACGGCCCGCCGCTGA
- a CDS encoding response regulator, which produces MPVTVLLVDDEPLVRAGLRAVLDAQDDIEVVGEAADGAAVIPLVRRLRPDVVAMDVRMPLMDGIEATRVVLRTVADPPKILVVTTFENDEYVYEALRAGADGFLLKRARPAEIVHAVRLVAEGETLLFPAAVRQLAAEYGTSKARTTMDRAALTTREAAVLRLMARGLSNAEIAAELVVGVETVKTHVSSVLAKLGARDRTQAVIAAYESGFVAPG; this is translated from the coding sequence ATGCCGGTTACCGTTCTTCTGGTCGACGACGAACCACTGGTGCGTGCGGGGCTCCGCGCGGTCCTGGATGCGCAGGACGACATCGAAGTCGTGGGTGAGGCCGCCGACGGTGCGGCGGTGATCCCGCTCGTCCGCAGGCTCCGGCCCGATGTCGTAGCCATGGATGTGCGTATGCCGCTGATGGACGGCATCGAGGCGACACGGGTGGTGCTGCGCACCGTGGCCGATCCGCCGAAGATCCTGGTGGTCACCACATTCGAGAACGACGAGTACGTGTACGAGGCACTGCGCGCGGGGGCGGACGGGTTTCTGCTGAAGCGTGCCCGGCCGGCCGAGATCGTGCATGCCGTTCGGCTCGTGGCAGAGGGCGAGACACTGCTTTTCCCTGCCGCGGTCCGGCAACTGGCCGCGGAGTACGGCACGAGCAAAGCTCGGACCACGATGGACCGGGCAGCACTCACCACCCGAGAAGCAGCGGTACTCCGCCTGATGGCGCGGGGCCTGTCCAACGCGGAGATCGCCGCCGAGCTCGTCGTCGGCGTCGAGACGGTCAAGACACATGTCAGTTCGGTCCTTGCGAAACTGGGCGCCCGGGACCGCACACAGGCAGTTATCGCCGCGTACGAGTCCGGCTTCGTCGCTCCCGGCTGA
- a CDS encoding sensor histidine kinase, which produces MRNLLGPLAAPVTYSRWLHLLIPSAVVSLWMFISIDTPWMPCLLAVPVGLLPSIRLAEGVQAQLLLTPGERGRTDASISAAPAVTWGDRWRTVAWLEVRLLLTAAAGFATVWLPATTFDLLSVSLGAEPGMNWLTGAVEARWLCALFSPLPILILLGLVVLCGEVATAAARGLLGPSPTERMTALEERTEQLLERNRIARELHDSIGHALTVAVVQAGAARTAGNPEFTARALAAIEETGRNALDDLERVLRVLRESDLPAGVHPTLIEADRLLESARVSGAEVHVEMTGPLDLVPGPVSREGYRILQESLTNVLRHAGAGPVRVRIVVVKERLELEVTNPLAGSRRGPGGGSGLRGVRERAALLGGKATTGPHAGDWRVYASLPLDRIR; this is translated from the coding sequence ATGCGCAACCTCCTCGGGCCGCTGGCCGCACCCGTCACATACAGCCGCTGGCTTCATCTGCTCATTCCGTCAGCGGTCGTCAGCCTGTGGATGTTCATCTCCATCGACACTCCGTGGATGCCCTGCCTCTTGGCCGTGCCGGTCGGACTGCTGCCCTCGATCCGCCTCGCGGAAGGCGTGCAGGCCCAGTTACTCCTCACTCCCGGGGAGCGCGGCAGAACGGACGCCTCGATCTCCGCCGCACCTGCCGTCACGTGGGGGGACCGCTGGCGCACCGTGGCGTGGCTCGAGGTCAGGCTCCTGCTCACAGCCGCGGCGGGCTTCGCCACGGTCTGGCTGCCGGCGACGACGTTCGACCTGCTCAGTGTCTCGCTCGGTGCGGAACCGGGCATGAACTGGCTGACCGGAGCCGTCGAAGCACGGTGGCTGTGCGCGCTGTTCTCGCCCTTGCCGATCCTGATACTTCTCGGGCTGGTCGTCCTCTGCGGCGAGGTGGCCACGGCAGCGGCCCGCGGGCTGCTGGGTCCGTCGCCGACCGAGCGGATGACAGCGCTGGAGGAGCGCACCGAGCAGCTTCTGGAGCGGAACCGGATAGCGCGCGAGCTCCACGACTCGATCGGACATGCGCTGACCGTCGCTGTCGTGCAGGCAGGTGCCGCCAGAACTGCGGGCAACCCGGAGTTCACCGCGCGGGCACTCGCCGCCATCGAGGAGACGGGACGCAACGCGCTCGACGATCTGGAACGGGTCCTGAGAGTGCTCCGGGAGTCGGACCTGCCCGCCGGAGTGCATCCGACTCTGATCGAGGCCGACCGGTTGCTGGAATCGGCACGCGTCTCCGGCGCCGAGGTCCATGTGGAGATGACCGGGCCACTCGACCTGGTCCCCGGGCCTGTGTCCCGTGAGGGCTATCGAATTCTTCAGGAGTCGCTCACCAACGTGCTGCGTCACGCCGGCGCCGGTCCCGTACGGGTGAGGATCGTCGTGGTGAAGGAACGACTGGAGCTGGAGGTGACCAACCCCCTCGCGGGATCGAGGCGCGGCCCTGGCGGCGGCAGCGGCCTGAGAGGAGTACGGGAGCGGGCAGCTCTGCTGGGGGGCAAGGCCACGACGGGCCCGCACGCAGGGGATTGGAGGGTGTACGCAAGCCTCCCGTTGGACCGCATACGCTGA
- a CDS encoding ATP-binding cassette domain-containing protein produces MTSIDVHELTKDYGTTRAVDHLTFSVRPGRVTGFLGPNGAGKSTTMRLVLGLDRPTSGTATVGGQSYVSLANPLRRVGAMLDAQSAHGSRTARSHLLALAASNGIAGSRVETVLDESGLASVGRRRIKTFSLGMRQRLGIAAALLGEPEVVMLDEPSNGLDPEGIIWIRELMRGMAREGRTVLVSSHLMNETSSFADHLIVLGGGRLLADLPMREFLDSHRRSGVRLRTGEPGRLHDVLVRRGLQPVLGDDGRWTVEDVTAEEVGTAAAGEGIPLLELTELHATLEEAYLDLTSGASQFTATSFASAAHREA; encoded by the coding sequence ATGACCAGCATCGACGTGCACGAACTGACCAAGGACTACGGAACCACACGCGCTGTTGACCACCTGACGTTCAGCGTGAGGCCCGGCCGCGTGACGGGATTTCTCGGCCCCAACGGCGCCGGCAAGTCCACCACCATGCGGCTCGTTCTCGGGTTGGACCGGCCCACCTCCGGGACCGCCACCGTGGGAGGCCAGTCCTACGTCTCGCTGGCGAACCCGCTGCGCAGGGTGGGCGCCATGCTGGATGCCCAGTCGGCTCACGGGTCCCGCACCGCACGCAGTCACTTGCTCGCTCTCGCCGCAAGTAACGGCATAGCCGGCAGCAGGGTCGAGACGGTCCTCGACGAATCCGGCCTCGCATCCGTCGGGAGGCGAAGGATCAAGACCTTCTCCCTCGGAATGCGTCAACGCCTCGGTATCGCGGCGGCACTGCTCGGTGAGCCGGAGGTGGTGATGCTGGACGAACCGTCGAACGGGCTGGACCCCGAGGGCATCATCTGGATCCGCGAGCTGATGCGCGGCATGGCCCGCGAGGGGCGGACCGTCCTCGTCTCCAGCCACTTGATGAACGAGACTTCCTCCTTTGCCGACCACCTGATCGTCCTCGGCGGAGGACGGCTTCTCGCGGATCTGCCGATGCGGGAGTTTCTCGACTCCCACCGCCGGTCCGGCGTCCGGCTCCGCACCGGCGAACCTGGTCGGCTCCACGACGTTCTCGTCCGCAGAGGGCTTCAGCCGGTGCTGGGCGACGACGGGCGCTGGACGGTCGAGGATGTCACGGCCGAGGAAGTGGGCACCGCAGCAGCAGGTGAAGGGATCCCTCTGCTGGAACTCACCGAGCTGCACGCCACGCTGGAGGAGGCATATCTCGATCTGACGTCAGGCGCATCACAGTTCACCGCGACCTCGTTCGCATCCGCTGCACACCGGGAGGCCTGA
- a CDS encoding ABC transporter permease encodes MSTTAVLRSEWIKIRSVRSVSFSLMAVFAVTLAVTVLTSATVGQAEAGSADHEPLFSAFYALNFGQIAAISFGATAISSEFTNGALRISLTAVPRRGLLYAAKVSVVGGLALAVGLITSFATLLAGQMFMGEYAIGLGDTGALRAAFGGGVYLTLIALFAAGLTTLLRSAVAALSVLIPFLLIVSFVVGDVAGGAAQYLPDQAGQLVLHQNPDGDLGPWTGLTVTAAWAALALGAGWWSLRTRDA; translated from the coding sequence ATGTCGACGACTGCGGTACTGCGCTCCGAGTGGATCAAGATCAGATCCGTGCGGTCCGTCTCGTTCTCGCTGATGGCGGTCTTCGCCGTCACGCTCGCCGTCACCGTGCTTACGTCAGCCACCGTGGGTCAGGCAGAAGCGGGGAGCGCGGACCACGAACCCTTGTTCTCGGCCTTCTATGCATTGAACTTCGGTCAGATCGCGGCCATCAGTTTCGGGGCGACCGCCATATCTTCTGAGTTTACGAACGGCGCACTCAGGATCTCGCTCACAGCCGTCCCGAGACGAGGCCTTCTCTACGCCGCCAAAGTGTCGGTGGTCGGGGGACTTGCTCTTGCGGTCGGGTTGATCACCAGCTTCGCCACACTTCTGGCAGGGCAGATGTTCATGGGTGAGTACGCCATAGGCCTGGGGGACACCGGTGCGCTTCGCGCCGCGTTCGGCGGTGGTGTCTACCTCACACTGATCGCCCTGTTCGCCGCAGGACTGACGACCCTTCTGCGGAGTGCCGTCGCCGCACTGAGCGTGCTCATACCCTTCCTGCTGATCGTCTCGTTCGTGGTGGGGGATGTAGCCGGTGGCGCGGCGCAGTATTTGCCCGACCAGGCTGGGCAGTTGGTGCTCCATCAGAACCCGGACGGAGACCTCGGTCCCTGGACAGGGCTGACGGTGACGGCCGCATGGGCGGCCCTCGCTCTCGGGGCCGGCTGGTGGAGCCTGCGCACGAGGGATGCCTGA
- the mug gene encoding G/U mismatch-specific DNA glycosylase has protein sequence MTPEELLAARDRVVPDVVAGGLRVLFCGINPSLMTAATGHHFAHPGNRFWPVLHLSGFTPRQLKPSQQDELPGYGLGITNVVARATARADELAPDEFREGGRLLSAKVETLGPSWLAIVGVTAYRTAFGDRRARIGPQERTIGGARVWALPNPSGLNAHWNVRSMADEYARLLAAVGGDGSRRTTR, from the coding sequence ATGACACCCGAAGAACTCCTGGCCGCCCGCGACCGCGTCGTACCCGACGTGGTCGCGGGCGGTTTGCGTGTGCTGTTCTGCGGAATCAATCCGAGCCTCATGACTGCCGCTACGGGGCACCATTTCGCCCATCCGGGCAATCGCTTCTGGCCTGTTCTGCATCTGTCGGGTTTCACGCCCAGGCAGCTGAAGCCATCGCAACAGGACGAACTCCCGGGGTACGGCCTGGGCATCACCAACGTGGTCGCCAGAGCCACCGCACGGGCGGACGAGCTGGCCCCGGATGAGTTCCGTGAGGGCGGGAGGCTGCTCTCGGCGAAGGTGGAGACATTGGGCCCGTCATGGCTGGCGATCGTCGGTGTCACCGCCTATCGCACCGCCTTCGGTGATCGCCGCGCACGGATCGGCCCGCAGGAACGGACCATCGGCGGCGCCCGTGTGTGGGCACTGCCCAATCCCAGTGGCCTCAACGCACACTGGAACGTGCGCAGCATGGCGGACGAGTACGCACGCCTCTTGGCGGCAGTCGGCGGGGACGGCTCCCGAAGGACCACTCGATAG